Below is a window of Gossypium hirsutum isolate 1008001.06 chromosome A12, Gossypium_hirsutum_v2.1, whole genome shotgun sequence DNA.
tttaaattaagaattttttttaatttcatatattgtttatttattttattatttttcatatgtaattattttatagggttatttaagtaataaattacatctaattaaaaatattccacatataAAATTTCACATCATCCCCTTAACTTTTTTAACGAtactttttatcaaatatgttataaaaaaaacaaaaattgatggcaaaaaaaatacaaaaaatacaattaaaatcattttgaaaaaatatataaatgttagtaGCCAAATTCATGATTAAACTTTAACCAATAACCTTTTAGAATGGAGATTAGATTATTACAAAAAATTCGCATGTTTGTATGAATTAATTAATACATTAAAATAGGAAGTTGaagttaaaatttcaaaatttccgCACCTTTATTATTAGTTGGCTAACATTAAAAATCATTTATAATAATATGGATCAACAAAACACAGTTAAGTAGTGTTATTCAATTATTTCTCTTGATGCTTATTAGTTGAAACCTTGAATAAAGGAAAAATTGTGATATATTATCAGAATGTAGAATGTCTTTCAGAAAATATATAATccaattttttaaacaaaaatacgTTCATttactaataatataataaattgacttttaaaaaaaaattattacttccAGCTTTGCTTATTGACTTTGTCAATTGCCATTCTTAATGCGTTGTAGAGTTGTATTTAGCTTTTTCATAGAGTGGATTCATAAAAACATTAATTGACTTTTTATAACATGAGATGAGATAATAAAATACTTGATTGTCTTTTTACATTCCACTAAGTTAACAAAACAAAGGGAAAAATAATTgtgggcaaaaaaaaaaaaaaaaaacctgtatGTTGCATCCTAAAATTGTGACATTTCTTCACGAGTTCTGATTTCTATAATTTTCAAACACATTGTTCAAAGTTTTGACCCTTTACAATTCAAAATACTAACATTTCCTCAACTTTTGTTTAGTTGTTTTCCAGAAAGAAAATTATTAACATTTTCTTCCTTTGAATTCCTCATCTGCCTCCACTATGTACATTTCAACTCTCTTTTTTCTCTGGGGATATCCAATGTTGTTCTGCTTCTAACTCTATTTTTCCTGAGTtaaatgatgtttgcatgaattgGGTTGCTTTTCTTTTTGTCTATATCATTCCTAGTCTTGACCTtaatgatgtttgcatgaattgGGTTGCTTTTCTTCTCTCTATTGCTGTTACGATGATTCGTTTTATTTGATTGCAACTGAAGTAATGTTTtaaatatagattttttttttataaaaaaaagggtttaatCTGTACTTTTCTCACTCTTTCTTTCGTCTGATTATCAAGTGGTAGGTTGttaacttgtttttttttccaaattttaaatatattgttCACTGGTGAAGATTCCCTTCAGGTTCACGCACGCTAATTGTTTTAGTTCGCTGAAGAAACATTTCTAAtctgttctttttcttcttctctaaaTACAGGTCTTTATGGTTTTCATCAAACTTTAAGGCCTTTTAGCGGATCGTATCAATTAAGATTGAAGCGGGTGTTTCATCCAAGTTCCAAGTTCCAACAATGGTTCTTGGCCTAAGAACTAAGAACAGAAAAGGCTGCTTACATCAGCTTGTTTACACTGTAAATGTGAAGGAGATTAATCCTTGGACACCATTGCAATCACTGCGATCGGCTCAATCTGTTTTGCTACAATGGGAAACTGGTGATAAGAGTTCTGGATCCATAGCTTCTACCATTGATAATGGAAAGATTGCGTTCAATGAATCTTTCAAACTTCCATTAACTTTACGTAAAGAAGCATCTCGTAAGAGCACGAATCATTTGAGTTTCCACAAGAACTGTTTAGAGTTTTACTTGTATGTCTCTCGGAAAGAAAATGTGTCAAAAGCTCAACTTTTGGGATCTGCTATTGTAAATCTTGCTGATTATGGAATTATCAAGGAAGCTATATCCATTAGTGCTCCTTTTAACTTGAAGAAGAGTTCTAGGAACATAGAGCATCCAGTTCTTTATCTTAATATCCAACCTTTTGATAAAGATAGCTCGAGCGCTTTGTCGAAAGAAGTGTCATTTGACAAGGATGGCAGTGAATGTGTTTCTGAATTCATAAATGAAGGAAATGATGAGGAAATCGAGATTGCTTCTTTTactgatgatgatgttgatgatctTTCCTCACGGTCATCCCAtattacttcttcttcttctgtttTCGATCATTCTAGAGAGTCACATATTCAACATGATAAGGTACTTAGGTTCATCATCCTCCTTTTGttcttcatttccattttcattgaATTGTCTGTTAACTGTTGTCTTTGAATTGGGTTATAAGATTGGATTGGATTTATGAATTTGGCTTGGAGGACTTTGATCCTTGGGCATTACCATAAGTACTGCTTTTTGAGGACTTAACACCGTCCTACTTAGACACTCATGTATGCTACTCTTAGTAGTGTTAATTGAAATTGCATATATTTTGCACATGCAATTTTCTGTATAGTTACAATTTGTTTAGTTAATATGGGGAATGGGATTTCATCTTGGGACCTTTTCTTAAGTTAAGGGGTAGCTGGTTATTTTAGGCTATGGCTTGGCTTGAAAATCACTAGGAGCAGTAAGATGAGCCAAAATTATATTATAGTGATTAATTTGTAGATATGATCCCTGTTTAACCATTACGCAAACATAGCTATTAGTTTTGGGAACACATCAGATGGTTGTTTCTTATCATCCGCTACCACCATGATTCTATTCTGAGGTCTGTCGTAGTTCTGGTTAATTTGGTGGCTGCCAATGTCATCTTAACAAAGCTAGAATTTCTGAATGTTTAATAGCATGTCACTATTGATTACAGAATAAATCAGAATCAGCCACTGGTGGGTTTGAAAGGCTTGGACTCACGCTTCCTTCTGCTGGAACACATGTAAACTCGGGGGTAAGTCCAATTGTTGAAGTATTCAAACAAGTGAATGGCAATACTTCTCCTTCATCTTCAGTGGACTTGTGCTCCAACTCTATGAATCCTGTAACTAATCCTATGGCTATAGTTGCATCCCCGGAGCATGGTGCTACTACCATTCCAGTGGAGACCAACTTAGACCGTGTAAAAGATGAAGATTTGTCCTACAACCCCAAGAATCTTGTAACTTATCCCAAGGCTGATGTAGCATCCTCAGAGACAAGTGTTACCATTCCGGTAAATACGAATTTAGAATATGTAAAAGGTAAAGGTTTATCCAACAACCCCAAGAATCCTGTAAGTTATCCCATGGCTAAAGTTGAATCCGCAGAGACGAGTGTTACAACTCCAGTAGATACGAATTTAGACCATGTAACAGATAACGGTTTGCCCAATAGCCCCAAGAATCCTGTAACTTCTCCTATGGCTAAAGTTACATCCACAGAGACGAGCATTACCATTCCAGTAGATATGAACTTTGACCATGTAGAAGATTCCCATGCCAAAAGAGAGGGTGATAGGAAAGCATTGAGGCATGACCGAAGTCATGTAGACATATCTTTAAGTCGCATTTCACATGTTGGTCAGCGGAAGGAAAATGAGGAAAAGACACTGTGGGAAGATGAGCTGGATAGCCAGATTTTAAATGCCAAGGAATACTCTCCGCGGGACATTTTAAGTTTTATACAGACTCAAGATTCTACAAAAAATAAAATCACTTGGAGGAGTAACACTTTTGCGTCCAGCTGTGAAACAACTGAAGTCAAAGGTGGCTTCATTGCAAACGATGGACAGAAGCATGTGGCACCTGTTCAATTGCATTTTGACAACAATGGCCTGTCAAAGAAGATCCAGTTTATGGAGAAGGAAAAGGAACATGATATTTCCGAGGAGATCTCTAATGGTAACTCAAGTGATATGCTTAGTGAAAGGGAAGAAACTGTGAACAACTTTTCTAACAGTAAATTTAACTCAGGTAACAGTTATGGGCCACTAAAGAATACTAAGTTCATGGAGAAGGCAAAGGAATCTGATATTCCTGAAGAGATTCATAATGGTTCTACAAAGGATACATGTAATGAAAGCGAAGAAGATTCAAATAGCTTTTCCAACAGCAAAGTTGAACTGGAGTCCAAAATTGAAATGCTTGAACAAGAATTGAGAGAAGCTGCTGTTGTTGAGGCTAGTCTTTATTCTGTTATTGCAGAGCATGGGGGTTCTATAAACAAGGTTCATGCTCCAGCTAGACGACTTTCTAGATTCTATATCCATGCTTGTAGAACAAGTAACCCAGATAAGAGGGCAAATGCTGCTAGGGCTGCTGTTTCAGGATTGGTTTTGGTCTCTAAAGCTTGTGGAAATGATGTTCCAAGGTGTGTTCTTACACTTCCtgtaatttttttccctttttcccttTTAGAAAATGAAACTGGAAGATTTTAGATTCTACCTTCTCTACCACCAAAGATGTTAGTTTGGTTTGCATGTTGATCATTCCTATCCCATTATTCATAGGTTAACCTTCTGGTTGTCAAATTCAATTGTACTGAGAGCAATTGTGAGCAATGCTATTGGGGGAATTCAGCTATATTCTGGACCATGCTTAAATAGTAGTAGCGAGGGAATGGTGTTGGAGGACAACTCCCATCTGCAAGAGGAATGCAATTCAACAGAAAGTTTTGAAGAGTGGGTGGACCCTCGGACGTTTCTACTCGCATTGGAGAAGTTTGAAACTTGGATCTTCTCCAGAATAATTGAGTCAGTCTGGTGGCAGGTCAATCCTTTCTTTTAAAAGCTTAGTGCATATCGTCTTCTCAGTTCATATCTAATGCTATTTCTTCCTATATACTTGCCAGACTTTGACTCCACATATGCAGTCGGCTGCTGCAAAGAGCTCAAGCTCAAGGAAAACATCAACCAAAAGATATGAATTAGGTGATGAAGAGCAGGGGAATTTTTCAGTCAAGCTTTGGGAGAAGGCTTTTAAAGATGCCTGCGAGAGGCTTTGTCCCATTCGAGCATGTGGACATGAGTGTGGTTGCTTATCCATGCTGGCTAAATTGGTATTATGATACATTTTAAGTTATTCTTATTTTATGCATAAAGAACTTGGCCTTGAAGTCTAACCTTGTTTATATTCATTATGTCTCTTTgtgatatgatgtggccatgtcGTTGTTTCTATCATATTAATTTTCATATTGTTAATGTTGTCGACATGCAAATTTGAGATTAGGTCATGGAGCAATTGGTGGGTAGATTGGATGTTGCAATGTTCAATGCTATTCTTCGTGAATCAGTGGACGAAATGCCAACAGATCCTGTTTCTGATCCGATATGTGATTCGAAGGTTCTTCCCATTCCTGCAGG
It encodes the following:
- the LOC107928654 gene encoding uncharacterized protein isoform X2 — its product is MVLGLRTKNRKGCLHQLVYTVNVKEINPWTPLQSLRSAQSVLLQWETGDKSSGSIASTIDNGKIAFNESFKLPLTLRKEASRKSTNHLSFHKNCLEFYLYVSRKENVSKAQLLGSAIVNLADYGIIKEAISISAPFNLKKSSRNIEHPVLYLNIQPFDKDSSSALSKEVSFDKDGSECVSEFINEGNDEEIEIASFTDDDVDDLSSRSSHITSSSSVFDHSRESHIQHDKNKSESATGGFERLGLTLPSAGTHVNSGVSPIVEVFKQVNGNTSPSSSVDLCSNSMNPVTNPMAIVASPEHGATTIPVETNLDRVKDEDLSYNPKNLVTYPKADVASSETSVTIPVNTNLEYVKGKGLSNNPKNPVSYPMAKVESAETSVTTPVDTNLDHVTDNGLPNSPKNPVTSPMAKVTSTETSITIPVDMNFDHVEDSHAKREGDRKALRHDRSHVDISLSRISHVGQRKENEEKTLWEDELDSQILNAKEYSPRDILSFIQTQDSTKNKITWRSNTFASSCETTEVKGGFIANDGQKHVAPVQLHFDNNGLSKKIQFMEKEKEHDISEEISNGNSYGPLKNTKFMEKAKESDIPEEIHNGSTKDTCNESEEDSNSFSNSKVELESKIEMLEQELREAAVVEASLYSVIAEHGGSINKVHAPARRLSRFYIHACRTSNPDKRANAARAAVSGLVLVSKACGNDVPRLTFWLSNSIVLRAIVSNAIGGIQLYSGPCLNSSSEGMVLEDNSHLQEECNSTESFEEWVDPRTFLLALEKFETWIFSRIIESVWWQTLTPHMQSAAAKSSSSRKTSTKRYELGDEEQGNFSVKLWEKAFKDACERLCPIRACGHECGCLSMLAKLVMEQLVGRLDVAMFNAILRESVDEMPTDPVSDPICDSKVLPIPAGKSSFGAGVQLKNAIGNWSRWLTDLFGIDDNDGLEDSNEVDDDKKAGFEASFKAFGLLNALSDLMMLPSDMLVNRSLRKEVCPKFSPRLIIKVLNNFVPDEFNPNLVSEAVFESLEENISEVGDKSITNFPCMAAPTVYSPPSAASLIGIVGEVGSQALRRSRSVLRKSYTSDDELDELDSPITSIIIENRSDSTHSKSLNWMRMGKGERKVIRYQLIREIWKEGEW
- the LOC107928654 gene encoding uncharacterized protein isoform X1; this translates as MVLGLRTKNRKGCLHQLVYTVNVKEINPWTPLQSLRSAQSVLLQWETGDKSSGSIASTIDNGKIAFNESFKLPLTLRKEASRKSTNHLSFHKNCLEFYLYVSRKENVSKAQLLGSAIVNLADYGIIKEAISISAPFNLKKSSRNIEHPVLYLNIQPFDKDSSSALSKEVSFDKDGSECVSEFINEGNDEEIEIASFTDDDVDDLSSRSSHITSSSSVFDHSRESHIQHDKNKSESATGGFERLGLTLPSAGTHVNSGVSPIVEVFKQVNGNTSPSSSVDLCSNSMNPVTNPMAIVASPEHGATTIPVETNLDRVKDEDLSYNPKNLVTYPKADVASSETSVTIPVNTNLEYVKGKGLSNNPKNPVSYPMAKVESAETSVTTPVDTNLDHVTDNGLPNSPKNPVTSPMAKVTSTETSITIPVDMNFDHVEDSHAKREGDRKALRHDRSHVDISLSRISHVGQRKENEEKTLWEDELDSQILNAKEYSPRDILSFIQTQDSTKNKITWRSNTFASSCETTEVKGGFIANDGQKHVAPVQLHFDNNGLSKKIQFMEKEKEHDISEEISNGNSSDMLSEREETVNNFSNSKFNSGNSYGPLKNTKFMEKAKESDIPEEIHNGSTKDTCNESEEDSNSFSNSKVELESKIEMLEQELREAAVVEASLYSVIAEHGGSINKVHAPARRLSRFYIHACRTSNPDKRANAARAAVSGLVLVSKACGNDVPRLTFWLSNSIVLRAIVSNAIGGIQLYSGPCLNSSSEGMVLEDNSHLQEECNSTESFEEWVDPRTFLLALEKFETWIFSRIIESVWWQTLTPHMQSAAAKSSSSRKTSTKRYELGDEEQGNFSVKLWEKAFKDACERLCPIRACGHECGCLSMLAKLVMEQLVGRLDVAMFNAILRESVDEMPTDPVSDPICDSKVLPIPAGKSSFGAGVQLKNAIGNWSRWLTDLFGIDDNDGLEDSNEVDDDKKAGFEASFKAFGLLNALSDLMMLPSDMLVNRSLRKEVCPKFSPRLIIKVLNNFVPDEFNPNLVSEAVFESLEENISEVGDKSITNFPCMAAPTVYSPPSAASLIGIVGEVGSQALRRSRSVLRKSYTSDDELDELDSPITSIIIENRSDSTHSKSLNWMRMGKGERKVIRYQLIREIWKEGEW